The stretch of DNA GCTAAAAGAAAGAGGTTATTAGTAAGTTAACGATACAGAAAATAGTCTAAGAAGTATTTGTCCTGGTAATGGTGCTACTTTTGTTCTCCTaaacaaaaatgtgaatgaaTTTATTATTTAGTGACTCAGTAAACAGAACTTCATTGTGGCCCAGCAAAGTAGcatctaaaaatgaaatattcaggcAACTAAAAGCTAAATAGAAAGATAATAGAAGCAGGCACCAAAAGTCATGAGGAACTGTAGGTGAGCCAAGGCTCGAGTATGCTGCTTTGGCTTGTGCTGGGCACAGCACTACTGCCTCAAGTTCACTGCAGAACTGTCTCTGACTAGAGAGTGATTTTGGGTATTAGTAGAGTAGATTCTAAGAATCATAGCTATAAACccattgttgtttttcttttctcagcttcAGTGATAGCTTTCCATTAGTATGGAAATACTTTATAGTTTCAATTAAGCTTCTTACTTTCTGTAAAGCTCAGAAAGTTCATATATCCGGGTAGGATTTTATGTATTTACGATGCATTCATAAACAGTTCTTGTTTTAAATTCTCCGTGTAATTTCAGGAACAATTTCTAATCCAGGCCCAAGAAAATCACTTCCCAAGCTCCTTTATACTCGCCTACTTCTCTATTTGCCTGAATTCATCTGGGCTGTTGTAGGAACTGTATGGGTGTCAgacagcagtgtgcagtgcgaGAAGACTGTGATAAATGTCATCATTGGGACACTTATTGCAAGGTAAAGGTGCCTCCCCCCAAATCTAAGCCTGATAGTGTatgtaaaatggaaaatactgcttACATGTATTTTGTATGTGTTTATTGAAGGCTTTTCCAGCAGTTGGAGACTTTGATATTTCGTATAAATTATTGTGGTTTCTCATAGAAGGGTTTTCATTGTGAAAGGAGAAGAATTTTTAAATCTAGACAGCTAGAATGAGTTGGTATCCTTCCCTAAATAAGCTCGAGCTACTTGCCTTGAGAGAGCATGTGCTAGAGTGAAGGAAAGGAGGTGGAGATCAGAAAGGGTAAGAGGGATAGATGGGAATGTAGAAAACTGGATAAATGTGAAGAGGGTCGTAACTAGATCACTTAACCCATAGTGAAAAGTGGAGCCTTCACACCTCTGGGTTTCTATTTCCAAAGCACAGGGCTGTGATTTTGAGTTTGGTGCCCTATCTGAAATGAGCTGACAGCCTTGTTCGTGTGCCTAGTGGATTGAAAGCCCAATAACAAAACATGCACCGTTAAGACAGTAACAGGTGGTGTTCATACAGTGTTTCATACctaattctgttttctgtctgtcaAGATCTATAGTTGTGTTTTCCTGCATAGTTGTAAGAATTATCTGGTTTCACGGTCTTTTTATCCCACTTCCTTCTGTTTTGCAGCTGGGTTATCATCATCTTTACCATCATTGGAGTTGTAATTGTCTTTGATCCACTTGGGGGGAAAAAGACGTTTTATCTGACGGATAGTGTAAATCGGAACCTGGAAAGCAGTCAGTCAGGGCAGTTGCTATATAATGTGAAGAACACTGCCACGAGAGTCTGGGAAAAAAGAATCAGGTTACTGTGCTGTTGTATTGTGCAAGATGATGACCATCGAGTGGCTTTTACAAGTATCGCAGAGCTCTTCCGCACCTACTTTTCAGTAAGatggaaagctttttttatgttctgttttcaCTAATTCTAATTTGCAGACATTGCAACACATATGTACCTTTGTTCAGCCAGAGGTCCCTGCTACCCTGTGCCTTGAAATCAGGTTTTGAATATGCCAATTTCAAAATTAAAGGTGATTCTTATACAAGGTATACAACACTGATTTTTCCCTCCCTTTAAGAAAGGTTTCTCTCCCCTTCACAAGCATGAAGGCTGTGAGAAAACAGTATTCTTCCTCCTTAGGTGAGTATCTAGTCAGGAGAACAAGGGTGAGTTTCTTTTCCTCAATATGTGAAGATCAAGGCATTTTTCCTACTGACGATGAGTAAGGAGTCATACCCGTAGCAAAGAATCGGACTACTTTCTGACTATTAAAAATATGAGCCCCACAATATGTTAAGGCAGTCTTCCCATTCCGAGCCACTTCTGGGCACGTACCAGACTGGAGTGTGCACATGCAGGAAGTTGCTTTTTGGAAACAGAGAGCGTCTGCCAAATTGGAGTCTGCATAATGTTGATTTAGCTCAAATTTATGTCACCTGCTGCTTGGGCAGTCATAGTTCAATGTTGACTTTGACATCTGTTCATGATTTCAAGACTAGTAGTTCTTGTTTATTAAGCAGTACTTGGGCATGCTGATTTATAGCTGCAGCCTAAACTCAGTGGTTTATAGGGTAAAGGGTGTAAGTCATATGGAGAGATGACTGCCCCAGATAGTTGAATAAAAACCCTTCAGCCTTCTCCTATGTACAATCCTTCTTAGTTGTTCTCAGTATGGAGGACTTTTCACATAGTGGTATAGAACAGTGATCAATAATTTCTGGATCGTTATTTGCTATATGGCTGAGCTGGTCCTCTGTCGGGTATTTTGTTAAGTGATGAAATTCATGTGTAGCATTGTCATCGGTCTTACTGAAGAAAACATTCAATACGTACAAAAGGGGTGGGAGGTGAGTTGCTGCTGAGACCTGTTTCTGCAATGCACATTGTCTCTGCGTGAAATGCATttatataaactgaaaaaatataattCTGTGTGCATTTTCGTCTGAGATAGTTTTGCCATGTTGAGGTGTGGGATGGTTTTAAGCgctcttttatttctttgtacaGGACACTGATCTGGTGCCAAGTGACATAGCAGCTGGTTTGACTCTGCTCCATCAAGAGCAAGACAAAATGGAAAGTTGCCCAAAAGAGCCTGAAGAAGTCCTGTGTCATTCGCCATCATCTCCTGTGGTAAGATAGGGCTGTTGCAGCCTCTGGTGCAATTACTCTAGGAGGTGGTGCCAGATCAAATTGAAATGCAGTTCTTTGTgcaagggtttggtttttttttttttttttttttttgacaaaattaaaCACTACTATAAAAACTCACaacaatttaaattattaataaatgtaGTGAAAACATCTTGATGAGTTTGCAGtcaaaacatttgtctgcttttgCATAAGTAGAACTTACATATGAATGGGGAATTAAGTGCAAAAAGGAATCATTTAGGACATTTGATCATTGTTGAAGAGCTGGGAGAGAAagggaacagagagaaaattaatatttagtaCTATTTGCATAGAACTGAAAAGCTAATCTTTTAGTATTGTGGtctgtttaaattatttctgctgcAAGTATCCAGACAAGGTAAGAAGCAAAAGTAGCGTCTTCTAAATGCTTGCAGATGATAGGTTACAGTTTGTTAATTCATTTTTGCTAGTCTTCTGTGGTAAAATGcctttgtaaattattttacctTCTGTGTTTCATGGAAGTATATAACTCTACTTCAACCAATGCATTTCTATCAACTTCCTTTTGAATCCAGCCAGTATGATGAGGTCATGCTTTAAAAGTCCTTGCCAGAGAGATCTGCTACAGACGCTTTAGCCATTCCTTTGACATCCTTAAGTAACATACTTGGCATGAATGTTGTTTTCAGTATTGACCTTATGAGTGTATAAGTATTGGAAGAAACTAATTTAATGAGAGCTTCTCAAGATTCTTGACCTATGTAGCTATGTAAATAAACAGGCTTTTTCCTGGAATATGAGTATCTATTTTTAGTTCCTCTTAGACCTTGAGGTTTTCCTTTTGGATAGTGCGTATTTCATCATGCCTTGATTTTCACTAGTCTGTGTTCAGGTTTTATTCTGGGACTGCCTAACacacctttcttcctctccttccttttctttccctgtgtccTTTCAGACAGATGATTTGGATATCGAAGTGGAGAATGCTGCTCACTATATGCTGTTTGCTGCAGCTGCTTATGGCTGGCCCTACTACATATACACCAACCCATTTACTGCACTTTGTAAGCTCAATAGTGACTGGTAAGTTCAATCAAGAGCTTAAAACCACATAGCTTCCTTCTATTTAACTAGCGttagcagaaataaaatagtTTCAACAGCAGTATTTTTGTTGCATTAAATTACATCACTCGTGGGAGTACGTGAGCTTGACTGGTAGAGTTATTCTTCACAAATTCAAACATCAAAGTAGGAACAAAATTCCAACATCTTTCCACCCTCAGAAACAGAATAGCTTTTGTTTCTTAAGCAAAGTTTGTGACTGAgataaataaaattcatttagcaaaataacagagaaagaaCTGGAATTAAACCAGTTAAAACCAGTTAAAATTAAACgttttttaaaatgagactttttaGAGCCACCTTTTGGgcacatatgtatgtatagaaATAAAAGTGTATCAACAGTTTTCCCTGTCTTAAAGGAATTAGCAAAAGTTACCTGTCCCTCCAGCCTCCATTTTATTGCCTTTGCCCCCTTTACtcaaaaaaatgtttacagtcaGTATTGAAGTATGCATAATGCTGTGTAGGATTACTGTAGATTTAAGTGACCACTGACTTTTGTGACTGTAACCACGATTTTCTTAATTAGTAACGTGAAATTATTTAACCTACTGAAATATAAATGACTTGTATTAcgcgattttttttttcttatggagaAAACATGAGATAAGCCTGCTGTACAGAATTTGTTTTGaatttcctttttgcttgtttgtatttTCTGTCACTGGCCTGTAATCTTAAGAATTCTTTTCTTATTGCATTATTTGCTCTGCTGATAGTCCTGTAGCAATGGTGTATTTGCCAGTCCTTGAACTGAAAATGTATGGCATGCTGCTCAGGCAAAACCAGGTTTGTGGGCAGAGGTAACATCTTGgtactattgaaaaaaaaaattacttagaaaacaaaaagagcattTGATTCCTGGCAGAAATCCTTCTGCAAATGTAACTGAGTTTGATTCCTTGAAAGGAAACCTAAAAAATTTGAACATGaaagtttttctcttctgtgtttgttAGTTGCGGAAATAGACCAACAGATTCTGATATAACTGGCAGTGATCGTCATAACTTTCACTTTGGATCCATCCTAAAAATAACAGGACTGCAGTACAGAGACTTCATTCATATCAGTTTTCATAACAAGGTAAACAATCTGGACAGGCATTCAGCAAAAAAACTTAGCGATTAATTCAGTGATAGCAAGGGGTGAAGTTTCTACTTTGCCTTCAGCATTTATAATGTGCAAGATGCAAAGCCAAATGAAAACAGGCCCTGAAACagtcagttctgatttttttttctaatctaaaGGAATAGCCACAAAACCATTGACATAAATCTGTCTCAGTATTGCAAAAAAGGCACTTACAATAACTTgataagaaaataattcagcttcTTTCCATAATACAATAGAGAGCTCAATAAGATGCTTTCAGAAGGTCAGAACAAATGCTTACTCTTATAAAAAGTTGTGTCTTTACTGATtacatttttcccctccagatctatgaaattccattttttgttgctttggatCACAAAAAAGAAGCTATTGTGGTTGCAGTGAGAGGAACCTTGTCTTTTGAGGTATCATCCATCTGATATAAATAGTTAGCTTTATAGAAATGGGTGAACTTGTAGTATCTAGAGGAAATTGTGTTACGCTGGCACATATAAAAACAACTCACTCAGAGGTATGAGTCTTCCAGGCTTAAGTTGTAAGCCCTCCTGTCCTTGGGTGGGTGATACTCCCTGCACCGCTGGAAGAGAGTGTGGGGGGCGGGCAGTGGTAATTCCTTTTCACTGTGAGGGGAGGTGCATTCGTAATGTGTGTGTTTGCAGCTTGGAAATAGTTGCTGAAATCAGAATTGTGATTGCTCTATGTATTTGCTGGGGTGGTGGTTTATGGTTGCTTACACACCTGGAAGTCAGCTTGTTGATGTCCCTATGACAATGTTGATTAGCAGGGCGTGACCCATGAGCGATGAAGCCCTGCAGAGACGCCTGACAAAAGCTGTCTTGTTTACAGGACATCCTCACTGATCTGTCAGCAGATTGTGAAGACTTGACACTGGAGGATGTTCTAGAGAATGGCTTTGTGCATAAGGTGTGTGCAGTCTGTAGTTGTCTATAAATCATCTCAGCAGTAAGAACACTATAAACACCTGGGATCCTTTAGTTAAACAGAGGAGTATTCTCCTTGTGAGATGGATTgcacaaattatttcagtgactTGGTTGTTGCATCAAATACTGCCTCTGGAACTGCAAGGTAGAATTTGTAATCCTCTTGTCAGACTTTATCTCCTTATTAAATATTCCAAAAACTTTAACCATTATGTACAAGACCGCTTGGTTATAATTAGACCTCTGTCAGGAGCACGTTAAAAAGAAGACCAGCTTTGCAAAAAGAAAGTTGTTCTGTGATGGTGTTGTGTTTAAAGTATACATGTATCACACTTCAGATGAGACATACCCTTCTCTTCTAACTTTAAATGCTGTCTTTTAGGGAATAACTCAAGCTGCAAATTACATCTATCGAAAGCTAATAAATGATGGAATTTTAAACCAGGCTTTCACAATTGCTCCAGTAAGTTACCTTCCAAATAATTTGGTTTGCCAGAAAAATTACACAGAGCTTTTTCTGTGTCCGTCTAtgtttcagtcttttcttttggTCTATAGGAATATAAACTTGTGATAGTTGGTCACAGTTTGGGTGGTGGAACAGCTTCAATATTGGCGATCATGCTCAGGAACTCTTTCCCAACATTAAGATGTTATGCCTTTTCTCCTCCAGGAGGACTTTTAAGGTAAATATGAGACTTCTGTTATTTGATTCTGTGTGTAAGATGTAAAAATCTTCAAGGTAGTTGACAAATACGTTAGATGATAACTCTGGGCTTGATTGTGTTAAGAGTTTGTTTATACATTCTCCACTAGAATTAGATTTGCTCCATCTGGAGTTACATTCGAGTTCTTGGGGGAATATTACAGAATGAAATATATCTAGTGAATTCTGTCAGATAGTATAATTAGagtttaaaataactgtttcGGAAGTAAAATGCTGACCTGACTAGTCTAGCTTGGCCTGTTTGACATCTACACATACCCTTATAATCAGCATTGAAATTACTCTGTCATCTATAGCAAGTAGGTCTGAAAGTCCGCTGAAGAACTGACTGCAAATGCTGGTGCTGTTGccacatatttgtatttttattgaatGATAATGATCATCATAAAACTAAAGTGTGCCTATCTCTTTAGTGTATCTAAAgggcgtcttttttttttttcttaagcaaatcACTTGCAGATTACACTAAGCACTTCATTGTGTCAGTCATTGTTGGAAAGGACCTTGTTGCAAGGtgagatggaaatatttttacattgttcTTTCAGGGATGCACTAGactgcagagaaaaggaggcttttctttactttcttctatGTGTGTTTAAACAGGTTAAGTATGCCCAACATGGAGGATTTAAAGAGGAGAATCGTGAGAATTGTGGCAAACTGCAACAGACCCAAGGTAACTAAATGCAGTTCCTGGTTAAAAGTCAGTGGAATTGTTAGCTGGGTTAAGTCCCAGCTTTAATGAAGTGACAATTGGTGTGTGTATTTTGATCTTAATGATGAGAGTTACAATTGTGTTTTGGaacaaaagcatttgtttttaattcagccACACTTGTGTTAGTCTCTTCCAACAAGACAGCTTTATAGGATAAGTTAAGATTCAACAGGATGTTGAAGATATCCGTGCACAACATCCAAGACCTGAAATGATCTGTTTGCTAGTTTTGCTGATAAAGCaaattataaaaaaatgaaaatgaaaagaaagaaaaaaaaaaaacccaaacaaaacaaactagctaaaatgatgaaaaatcagTAAGATTACTTACTTTACTTACTAATATGAATGGTTATTAAACAAATTagtggttttatttaatttttaccttCAGAATTcatttggaaagcaaatatttctctgttatGGTGTTAATTGCTTACCTCTTCTCTTTACTGTTAGtgagaaacagttttgaaagtGCTGGAACAGCGTGGTGTCAGGCAAGATGATACTGGAGGTATAGAGGAGTGGCTTAAAGATTCAGAACTGCCATTTCTGACTATCTAAAGTTAAATCTGCTGTACCCACAAGATTTCCATGTAGTCCCAGGATCAGGAGTCATGTAGAGGGCCTGGGTGACATcgtaaatacagaaaaagatgaTGGACAGTTAAAAGTTACAGGTGCAAGAAAACTTAAATCTGCAGAGCAGAATCCACACAGAATAATTCAACTGGTAAAGACTGGAATGTTTTCCGTAGTGTTACTAGTGGCTTGGGATAGATACTGGTGAAATAGATACTACTGTGGGGAAAATTCGGTAAGGAGATTTTATCAAACAAAAAGTTTGGGGAGCATGTGCACACAgtcatttttaatcttttaattgtAGTTTCAGATGATGTGCGTGCAAGCACACAACTAGAATAAGTTACTTGAAGAGATACCAAACCTCAGTTcgactgtttttctttctgaattcagTACCAGATTTTGCTGCGTGGGTGTTGGTACGAAGTGTTTGGAGGAGATCCAGATAACTTCCCAACTGAGCTGGATGGTAGAAGCCAAGATGCCCTCACCCAGCCACTTCTGGCTGAGGAGAGTTTAATGGTTCATCGGTCACCTTCATACAATGCCCTTGAGGATGAATCGCACTTGAATTCGCCGCCTCATTATCCTCACCTGTATCTTCCTGGGAAGATTATCCATATTGTAGAAGAATCCAGCTCTAGGAGGTAAGTAGAGTAACGAATACCACTGTCTTGCTTTCCCAACATCTACTTAAAGCTGCTTCTCACCTTCAAAGTatgtttccagctctgcttctcATCTGCATCTCCAATACCCATCTTTGGTTATTACGCATTAGctagcttttcagtttttattctgtGCCTCCCTGGTTCTTTCTGTTTCACTTAAAGCCctggaaactgtttttttttttatgcctgcGTGCCTTTTTCTGCCCGTGCGCGAGTGGTGATTTTAAACAGTAAGACTGTTAAGTGCAGCTTGGGCATGCTGCGGTTCCTACCTGAGACTGCAGATCTTGCAGTCTTGTGTCCTGGTGGTGGTGAAGTGGTAACAAAATACCTAGTTATTGAGCACTCACATGAATATTGGTGATGAGAAAGAGATAAAATATTGCCCGTATCGGCCCGGCCAGACTGGAGAGGTCCAGTTGCCCCAGTAACCAGCGTGCCCATGGAGCCTCTAGTTTCCtgtcctttgctgcttttttgtggACGCAGGAAAGTGAgacaaagacaacagaaaagcTGAAACTGCTGGAAGGGTGAGGATTGTGGGTTTGTTGGGGTGATGTtgtgtttaggattttttttttgtttgtgttttgttgatgttggtttttttagaCAAAACAACCTGAAACAGCCCACAGGCTAGACAGTACTTGCTATCCTCCCTTGTTTCATTCCGAAACAGAAATAAGAGCATCAGTAACTTGCCTGAGACcatcttacagaagaaaaaaaaatctgtaccttACAGAAGAGGATAGAAAAGGGCTAGAGAAGAAATCcacctttttcctcctgttcagtagattagtattttatttaagctTCGGATCTTTAACGTTTAACGATTTTAATACTGGTTTTACAGGTTAGATACTTTAACACCTCTGACGTGGCAGGTTTTCTCAATGGCTGCTCTTCTACTTGACTTTAttgagtttctttctttcccttactTCACAGCACAGCAGTTAATCATGGGGTTTTTTCTTAACTGGACTAGCACACAAGAGCCCCCATCATGTactgttctgcaaaataaaatcctAAATCCATCGAATGTGCAGCATTAAATCTAGTGTCTAGTCTCCTGATACCCCTGTGACCTACTCTCTAAAGCTGACATTAACTGTGAATGGGCAGTGCTTAACCCCTCATCCCCCTTTGCCCAGACTGCATTCCGTGTTTCTTTGAGCAGGATTATTTGATAGCTTCTGTCACTGTTAAGGCACAATATAATTTGGCGTAGTTCTGCCTTCAGGGACGTTGAATGGCAGCGTTTCCAGCTGTTTCCTGAAGGTCAGAACCGTAGCTCTTTGGGCACCCACCTTCCTGCTGTGAGGAGGGTCCAGTTCCTCCCTGAGCAAGGTCAGGAGTCTCCTGGTTTGGCATCGAGCACCAGTTCTGACAGTCTGAGCCATTGTATTGGTGGTGTGGTGTTTTctctggtgtttggttttttttttttttaggttgtgcTCTTCAGATATTAAATATATGGCAAGATGGTCAAACGAAACAGTCTTCAGCAGCATTTTAATTAGTCCCAAGATGATAACAGACCACATGCCAGA from Calonectris borealis chromosome 16, bCalBor7.hap1.2, whole genome shotgun sequence encodes:
- the DAGLB gene encoding diacylglycerol lipase-beta isoform X2, whose protein sequence is MPGLVVFGRRWAIGSDDFVLPGAFELFVRLVWWIGILALYTVHKGQFNCPGGGLLHSYLLVLLILLASIICALSALVYISMQGTISNPGPRKSLPKLLYTRLLLYLPEFIWAVVGTVWVSDSSVQCEKTVINVIIGTLIASWVIIIFTIIGVVIVFDPLGGKKTFYLTDSVNRNLESSQSGQLLYNVKNTATRVWEKRIRLLCCCIVQDDDHRVAFTSIAELFRTYFSDTDLVPSDIAAGLTLLHQEQDKMESCPKEPEEVLCHSPSSPVTDDLDIEVENAAHYMLFAAAAYGWPYYIYTNPFTALCKLNSDCCGNRPTDSDITGSDRHNFHFGSILKITGLQYRDFIHISFHNKIYEIPFFVALDHKKEAIVVAVRGTLSFEDILTDLSADCEDLTLEDVLENGFVHKGITQAANYIYRKLINDGILNQAFTIAPEYKLVIVGHSLGGGTASILAIMLRNSFPTLRCYAFSPPGGLLRLSMPNMEDLKRRIVRIVANCNRPKYQILLRGCWYEVFGGDPDNFPTELDGRSQDALTQPLLAEESLMVHRSPSYNALEDESHLNSPPHYPHLYLPGKIIHIVEESSSRRLCSSDIKYMARWSNETVFSSILISPKMITDHMPDVVLKALNSLSQEHGSCISCQTRDCNTNVV
- the DAGLB gene encoding diacylglycerol lipase-beta isoform X1, with amino-acid sequence MPGLVVFGRRWAIGSDDFVLPGAFELFVRLVWWIGILALYTVHKGQFNCPGGGLLHSYLLVLLILLASIICALSALVYISMQGTISNPGPRKSLPKLLYTRLLLYLPEFIWAVVGTVWVSDSSVQCEKTVINVIIGTLIASWVIIIFTIIGVVIVFDPLGGKKTFYLTDSVNRNLESSQSGQLLYNVKNTATRVWEKRIRLLCCCIVQDDDHRVAFTSIAELFRTYFSDTDLVPSDIAAGLTLLHQEQDKMESCPKEPEEVLCHSPSSPVTDDLDIEVENAAHYMLFAAAAYGWPYYIYTNPFTALCKLNSDCCGNRPTDSDITGSDRHNFHFGSILKITGLQYRDFIHISFHNKIYEIPFFVALDHKKEAIVVAVRGTLSFEDILTDLSADCEDLTLEDVLENGFVHKGITQAANYIYRKLINDGILNQAFTIAPEYKLVIVGHSLGGGTASILAIMLRNSFPTLRCYAFSPPGGLLSKSLADYTKHFIVSVIVGKDLVARLSMPNMEDLKRRIVRIVANCNRPKYQILLRGCWYEVFGGDPDNFPTELDGRSQDALTQPLLAEESLMVHRSPSYNALEDESHLNSPPHYPHLYLPGKIIHIVEESSSRRLCSSDIKYMARWSNETVFSSILISPKMITDHMPDVVLKALNSLSQEHGSCISCQTRDCNTNVV